The genomic segment AGGTATAAAgcctttctttctctttctgtcCCTTGTGCTCAGTATTGTTGATGAACTGCAATATGTATTTTTTAGCTACCTGATTATTAGCTTAGCTTGTGTCAATGCATCCTATGATCTCAATATCTTTTATTCTCATGTAATTTTATAGACATCCTACTTTTAACTTCCTTCTGTGTTATGTGATTTATTCATTTTTGTGACTGAATAATCATTTTCCTAAGGATAAGCTGGATAATACAGTGAATTGTGTATGCTCGCCAATACATGTGTATTACAACTTCACTAAGTTACTATGGATTTTATTTGCTTAATATGAAATGCTTTCCATGCTAGATATAGTGGTTGGGAAAAACATCTGATTTACCagttatttttgtgttaattttgGACCAGTGATATTATTTAGACCTTTATTGTCAATGGACTCTTATTCCCTTCTCTCCTCACTTTGCTTTTGTCTATAACCAGGTTTCCAAGTCCTATTCAGAGGGGAGGACTTCTCTAGAGAAATATGTCTCTTCTTTGAAGTCTACTGTTGGACTTGATGTTCTTGTGGAAGCTGTAGGGATTGGTAAGGGGAAGGAAGACCTTACCAGCCCAACCATGGAATGTGGTAAGAAAACCCAGGCTTATTCTATACAAGCTACCAAAGTTTGGTCTTCTCTTGGACCCTGTGATATAATCAAGCATTTGACCGGAGACTATCAATCCAGCAAGGCCAAAAGTAATGATATATTCTGGGAAGCTGTTTGGCCCCGCTTACTGGCAAGAGGTTGGCACTCGGAGAAACTAAAGAATCAAGGCCATCTTAGTTCCAAAAATGTTGTGGTCTTTCTTCTACCTGGTGTTAAAAGGTTTTCCAAGAGAAAACTTGTAAAAGGTGATCATTACTTTGATTCTGTCAGAGATGTCTTGAGCAAAGTGATAGCTGAACCAAATCTTCTTAAACTGGAagttctaaaaacaaaagttggTGGCTGCAATGAGAAAAATGCAGAAAAGGAATCTAACAAGGATGGTCAACCTGACAACCATAACCAGTGTTACCTCAAGCACCAAGTTTCTACTAACTGTGCAAACCACAGTAAAGGTAACTTTGACAACATGTATCCGGCAGAGACAGAAGCTGCTATGGTACCCAGCAAAGAGAATAATAATAGTGCTGATTGCTATAAAGGAAAAGACAACACAGATTTTAGTTGCCAAAAGGAAGTGAATGTTAAGTCACTTAATGATGATGCAAACAATATGGCAGAAAACTGTGAAAATCAGATGATCTGTGTAGCTAGTGGAAATCAACTAAAGAGAAGCATACCGCGTAAATTCAAACGAAGACCAAGATTATGTCATTTAGATCTTGCAGGTCCCCCCATCAAACTGTTAAAACTTTCTCCACCAGCTGATGTTGAGACAGACCACATTTTTATGAACTCCGCAAGAATCATGGGATCAGAAAAACAGGAACCCTCTCAGTCATCATGCATTCCACATGTCAACAAAGGAAGTGCAGAATTAGAACACGAAAGAAGAAATATTATTAGAGCTTGTGTGGACAAAGGCATTTCTTGTGATAAAGTGGAGAAATGTGAACCACAACATACCATAGACTTGAATGAATCTCAAGTTCTACTGATGTCTGGAAATGCTGAATTGATGATGACAAAAGCTCAGGAAGACAAGCAGGACCTGAAGCCAAAAGATATAATTCCAAGGAGGAGCACAAGGAACAGACCATTAACAGTTAGAGCATTGGAATCTTTCTTGCAGACACAAaggaaagggaaaagaaaagacACTCTCTCGTTTAAAGACCCCTTGAATAAAATTTGCAGCCATAGCGCTCATGACAGAGGTATAAAGAACGCTGTGTAGTCAAAGCTCGGATCATTGGACTCATTCAATAAAAGAACAACATTTAAATAGATATTCTTGTGTCAATGAAAAGTATTTGCCAGCCTTTATAGATTATATTAAATCGTAGAGGTATTTTATTTTAGGAATTTCATAGTTACTTGTCATGATGAGGTTGGAAATGTATGCTTCTCCTCTCTGACTTATTACATTTTGAAGTTAACAGACATAATGTACAGGATTTTCCCATATGAGAAACTTGATGacattgatttttttcttacattttctGACAATTGTAGTTTCATGAAACGTGCTCAGAAGTATATGAATATCATTATTCAAAGGAATAATATCCGGTAGTACTTTTATGTGACTTTTCTTGATTATATACCAAATTAGTGGGTTGAAAATTACTTTTGAAACCATCTTCAAGCTATGCTGAACACTATTTTGGTTTAACTGAGTGAATTCATATAGTAAACCAGATAAAcatctccatttttttaatat from the Vigna angularis cultivar LongXiaoDou No.4 chromosome 3, ASM1680809v1, whole genome shotgun sequence genome contains:
- the LOC108344149 gene encoding uncharacterized protein LOC108344149 — encoded protein: MERPSKRKLIPPSALDVKYIDRAPQSSPRIGHQYQVEVPSMIKESELAHNEVEDSGHEGWRYLGQNDGAFNITVPVAEANWNNSWSDADVKSFLLGLFIFGKNFVQIKRFLENKEMGEILSFYYGKFYMSDEYCRWSDCKKIKGRKCITGDKLFSGQKHIELLFRLTGRVSEERKDALQQVSKSYSEGRTSLEKYVSSLKSTVGLDVLVEAVGIGKGKEDLTSPTMECGKKTQAYSIQATKVWSSLGPCDIIKHLTGDYQSSKAKSNDIFWEAVWPRLLARGWHSEKLKNQGHLSSKNVVVFLLPGVKRFSKRKLVKGDHYFDSVRDVLSKVIAEPNLLKLEVLKTKVGGCNEKNAEKESNKDGQPDNHNQCYLKHQVSTNCANHSKGNFDNMYPAETEAAMVPSKENNNSADCYKGKDNTDFSCQKEVNVKSLNDDANNMAENCENQMICVASGNQLKRSIPRKFKRRPRLCHLDLAGPPIKLLKLSPPADVETDHIFMNSARIMGSEKQEPSQSSCIPHVNKGSAELEHERRNIIRACVDKGISCDKVEKCEPQHTIDLNESQVLLMSGNAELMMTKAQEDKQDLKPKDIIPRRSTRNRPLTVRALESFLQTQRKGKRKDTLSFKDPLNKICSHSAHDRGIKNAV